The segment TAGTTCTTTATTTTGTTGGTTGATATGTTCTAGTGTTTTTTATACTCCGATGTGAGTTCAAATGACAGtgtgatattaaaaaaattgttgttgGAAAAAAATGGGATGTCTGTGTAGtgtattgttttttaaataaaaaatttggattttataaaagtcaatttttaaaaaaaaactaaagtaaaattaaaattatcgaaaaatgtattgtattttttatcaCAATTTGGTTAACATGAAATATGATATACTAAGGACCCGCTGGTTCAAACGCGATAGTTACGGGTGTGGAAGTTTGCGGATGCGGATGATTATTGTTTCAAGCGTTATTTAGCGTTTTGTATGACTGACACAATGTTTAAAAACTGTTGCGTTTGTGAAATATTTGTGAGtggttgattatgagatattgcagctgtttaataataaattaccaatataaaaatatgagaaaATGACTCAAATGACACTAAACCAAATTTTTCTTTCCAAAATAgcattcaaaattcaaaatcacaaaaatatatttcattaataAGTTCATTTACCCTTTTGTCCCTTCCCTTctctaattatattttcttctacTGAAAATTGAAAtctgttatgaatattgtgtgatgtctattatggaatgttctagatttacttgttccctactccaagttacttgttccccactccaagttattagactttgtctccaagctatgtaatcctatataaggaactcattactcatgaaataataacaattcattcctctctaagtcatacgactctctctctctctctctttagttcgatctatttctaagacaagaacactaggattagaacacgttatcagcacgagactctaaaccctagctaaaatcCGGCGAccacaaaaaccctaatttcggccGCAACTTCAAACCgccatatctccctaaccgtgAGGATCCAGACGACAAGCCACCCACCAAactgaagctcttgacgagacgaatccagcgCCGCAAACCACGCAGTGATCGGACtccagacgcgccgtcacctcccagtgcaagccgcgccgtcaacaAACTCGGAGATCATCCCAAAACCCTAGCCGCCACTTCCTCTCTCTAGATATTCTTACATCCGATTTTCTTTAATCTTGATACTAATTCAACTTTGAATATTTCTTTGTTGAATAATTAAGGTTTCTAAGAAAGGAACCAAAGAGAAGAatcggcaaagattaaggtaagatctcaagaaccctaatctttacttgtggttcaagcaattcagatttcaaacttctcttcatcttaaatacgatttaaaaggttttgcgatttgatttggttgattttagttcttgttttattttaaaatcaaaagatcttgatagttttacatgactttagttttgtatggacaacaagtgatacccctttaagaatgacacgctatatgtccaaacaaaacttaaggtcaatgtttaacctaatcctaaaatcagatttgaattttaaaccctaatccttaaagtttaaatccgatttttaaaaaaccctaaactctaaaatataaagcatgtgattacatgactttcgttttgtatggacaacaagtgatacccctttaaggatgacacgctatatgtccaaacaaaacataaggttaatgttttccacatcttttggtcgatgatgcacaccatagtgtagctagaccatgatttttcttttaggtcaatgatgcataccaataggtatgactagaccatatgaagtaaaggtcgatgatacgtactcttaagtacaattagaccataaaacaaaatcaatggtcgatgatgttcaccctcaggtgcaactagatttttcacctgtgattcacggtgatcatccacgatgatccgcgttgatctatgatccatgatgatcctcgatgatccgcgatgatctacgatgatcagtgatccaaggtgatccacgATGATTCtcgatgatccacggtgatccacaatcactggtgatggatgatgcgcaccacagtgcagctaaatcacgatccgttttatttggtcgaggatgtgtaccgaatggtactactagaccattaaaacgcatgggtcgatgtagcataccatatggtatggctaaaccatgcactcgtccatcccactattttcaagggatttataaatcaaacaagttgattaagagatggatgagttatgagaaagtaaatttctaaagagaatgcaaactggctgtatggccctcttatttgtttgctggccgTGTGATCTTAATTGTGTAATAGCCGAATGGCATTGGTCACACAAGCCATATGactttattgtttacatactggccgagtgccttttatttcttgtatagccgaatggcatcagaaattgtatgtactaacacttaaatcattttgatatgatttcaGATGTTGAGATTCCAACCCATGGACTATGATACCCTAGATATCTCTGGAGAGAACTATCTAAGATGGGCAATAAATATCTCGGTTATACTAACGATAGAAGGTCTTAGTGAATGTATCATCAAGGATGATCATGGAACCGAGAATGAGAAATATAAGGCATTAACAGTAATGCGCCATCATCTCAATGTGGAACTGAGAAATCAGTACCAAGATATACAAAGTTCTCGATGCCTTTGGACAGAGTTAAAGTCCAAATACACTAAGGTGATATTACCAAAGGCAAGGCATGAGTGGATGAGCCTCAGTTTCCGGGACTTTGGGTCCGtggaaaaatacaattatgcTCTATCCAAAGTAGCTCATACACTGATGTTTTGTGGTGAAAAGTTGACAGAGGAGGAATTACTTGAAAAAGTTTTCTCCACAACAGATCCAAAAGATCTATTCCTACAACTAACCTATCGAGATAAAGGTTTCACCACATACAACGATCTGTTCTTATACTTATCTCAAAATGAACAGATGAATCAGATGAAAGATGATATGAGCGGCTATGAGGCAGATAGTGATGATGAATAATCCATGGGAGCCACGTCCAAAGTGACAGATGGAGTGGCCGGCTAGACCATTGTCTAAAGCCTTTaaacattctgatttcatacttatgatttggtgttttgtcattcaaaattttatagcattaataaaagtttttattttatcttcattgattgatttgcttgaaaaatatttttgattgacatatgagaatgaaaactcgagaagagtatgtctagaccaccacgcctaaggcacggccttaagaggcacgaaatttatcacctaagacccattgagagagacccaaaatctccactggccgtggacaaggataccacaataaccgtggttgtagatccaatcatggccgaggagggagtaaaggtcgaaatggcattacaagcccTAGATGGTTATGGCATTCAGGGGGAGTGTTGTAAACCATCCGGTTTAAGAATGCTTATTACCGACTTTGTATTAAACCGGCCATCCTTATGTGGATTGGGCCTTGTCTTATTTTGGTTTAATGATGGCGACTTCTCTTAATGTTTAAGAGAGTCCCACATTGCTTATGAGACTTGTAATAGACGGTCTAAGCTCCATATATAAAGAGCCTCTTGTCTTTGATATTGAATAACACAACAACACCTTCACATCATATTTACAACacgtgttctaatcctagtgttcttgtcttagaatatatcgaactaaagagagagagagagagagtcgtatgacttagagaggaatgaattgttattattccatgagtaatgagttccttatataggattacataacttggagacaaagtctaataacttggagtagggaacaagtaacttggagtagggaacaagtaaatctagaacattccataatagacatcacacaatattcataacacttccccttgatgtccattatgcgtgtaagatgctatctcgttaaaaaccgagattgtaatgccataaccgtctagagtttgtaatgcgtttggaatactgcctcgttaaaacctttccatggtaaacccaaaaacccaatgtggtaaaaacgggaagccatggataggaaaaagagtacagccgcattacttcccctgaagtgaacatcactgaaggcttctcagtgCTCGCATACCAATCTactgcataagcttcctgagcgtgcatgttggtaatgccttagtgaagaggtcggctgagttctcgcttgatctgacttggagtaccttgacctctccttctttctgaagattgtgggtgaagaagaacttggggagaacatgcttagtcttgtcacNNNNNNNNNNNNNNNNNNNNNNNNNNNNNNNNNNNNNNNNNNNNNNNNNNNNNNNNNNNNNNNNNNNNNNNNNNNNNNNNNNNNNNNNNNNNNNNNNNNNTTTCTTTTgctcacaagactcatctgttcactggtttagatggcgtctatcttatgtatttggccaatacgcccatctcATACATTCTTTGGGTTTAACTCCACGTCCCATTTTATTCtctatgagtactcttacgtgggttagtgatcctcgcatatcttttatgctcaagtgctttctctttatcacttatgagtgtgtgtatgtgtcgacactttatataatgttccttcgcgttctatcgcgttctagacatgatacaatcgattgagattttattcttatcaggatcattgaatactttgtagtttgcaaggctacattgtatgatacctgtaccttaggaccggccggtctgatctcattgtctagtatggtttctctttcatgaacccggatctatcattatgagcaccttaacTCTTTCTATCCGTGGTTCCTTAtatatggaacatattggtctatcttgtatagatttctacagcaacttgattatgtctctactaggacatttatatagtggtgctaagctggtatgacttagtcattctttcgggtctgtctggctatcattctttctttgtttatggacgtccagtacatatatatctggtccgaggatctttgccaagacttggatggttaaaaccattccactttcactttctatttaccagcttatagctttctccttgatgttggatagtcggattcatctcgtatgtaatccgtgtaccttggccacaatatgatcacctttgtttggctcatggtctcattgaattcttgggagaaagatcatgttctcttatccaacatatattcccgattttcatctcatccttagatgaggtattccatcctagatggcacataagtatgtggtggtttatccataaagtcttaggatggtctatatctggattatgaccctttatcatctttagacgggaatatctatgctcactttatatggcctgatgtatcttatctttcatacatgtattcttgtggtatacccaagcttatagacttttgaagtctcaaccttataggttatgccttatacggccaagctataatgccttatggccttcggccaggcttatcatgttcggattttatagtatggtcatggaccacacggagtgtttattctccccctcatgaacatgctaaaaaaatacgtttgtttgtcctcacttaaacgtaatgcttggacggccAACATGGTTTTAAaccatgatacacgaatttgtggtctggtcatgatcacgggttttgtcctcactaccctcatgatcagattatactttcgtgttacttggaacaatgaagcctactgagtttcccttgtgtacatgtttcacaacgtgagatcttatgggataactctttgtgccttattaatcaagttcggaccaggatggctaatccggtcatgccataaagtgtataaattcgttggtgaaccttactggttacctaggcttttatgccttatcacactgatccttagcatagtattagatcagtagggagaatgtagtctcgacctcttttatatgtatgcctttggcgattttcataagctaaaggaacatttcctttttctttgctttgcccattggtttattattgaaaccattttgatgtggcttgtaatgccatttcgacctttactccctcctcggccatgattggatctacaaccacggttactgtggtatccttgtccacggccagtggggattttgggtcactctcaatgggtcttaggtgataaatttcgtgcctcttaaggccatgccttaggcgtggtggtctagacatactcttctcgagttttcattctcatttgtcaatcaaaaatatttttcaagcaaattaatcaatgaagataaaagaaaaacttttattaatgctatgaaattttgaatgacaaaacaccaaatcataagtatgaagTCAGAATGTTTAAAGGCTTTAGACAATGGTCTAGCCGGCCACTCCATCTGTTACTTTGGACGTGGCTCCCATGGAttcttcatcatcactatcTGCCTCATAGCCGCTCATATCATCTTTCATCTGATTCATCTGTTCATTTTTGAGATAAGTATAAGAACAGATCGTTGTATGTGGTGAAACCTTTATCTCGATAGGTTAGTTGTAGGAATAGATCTTTTGGATCTGCTGTGGAGAAaactttttcaaataatttctcCTCTGTCAACTTTTCACCATAAAACATCAGTGTATGAGCTACTTTAGATAGagcataattttatttttccacGGACCCAAAGTCCCGGAAACTAAGGCTCATCCACTCATGCCTTGCCTTTGGTAATATCACCTTAGTGTATCTGGACTTTAACTCTTTCCAAAAGCATCGAAGGCTTTGTATATCTTGGTACTGATTTCTCAGTTCCACATTGAGATGATGGCGCATTACTGTTAATGCCTTATATTTCTCATTCTCGGTTCCATGATCATCTTTGATGATACATTCACTAAGACCTTCTATCGTTAGTATAACCGAGATATTTATTGCCCATCTTAGATAGTTCTCTCCAGAGATATCTAGGGTATCATAGTCCATGGGTTGGAATCTCAACATCtgaaatcatatcaaaatgatttaagtgttagtacatacaatttctgatgccattggctatccaagaaataaaaggcactcggccagtatgtaaacaataagcCATACGGCTTGTGTGTGTAATCAATGCCTTTCGGCCACTCATGATCACACGGCCATCTTTGCGTGATCAATGCCTTACGGCTATTATTCAATCAGGATCACAcggccagcaaacaaataagagggccacacggccagtttgcattcttttagaaatttattttttcataactcatccatctcttaatcaacttgtttgatttataaatcccttgaaaatagtgggatggacgagtgcatggtttagccataccatatggtatgctatatcgacccatgcggtttaatggtctagtagtaccattcggtacacatcctcgaccaaataaaacggatcgggatttagctgcactgtggtgcgcatcatccatcaccggtgattgtggatcaccgtggatcatcgaggatcaccgtggatcactgatcatcgtagatcatcgcggatcatcgaggatcatcatggatcatagatcaacgcggatcatcatggatgatcaccgtgaatcacgggtgaaaaaatctagttgcacctgagggtgaacatcatcgaccattgattttgttttatggtctaatcgtacttaagagtacgtatcatcgacctttaTTTCATATGAGgcctgttcgtttggttgccgccggtttcagcgtcagcgtcggcgtcggcgtcagcgtcagcggctgcgtcaaactcgtttatctgatgttcgtttggttgccgccgacgctgacgctgacgccgacgccgacgctgatTGTTGTTCGTTTCGAAGACGCAAGAAATTGACGCAGCCGCAGGACGCCGACGCATGACGCTGTTTTGGGTTGTTCGTTTGGTTGACGCTGcgattattttcatttatttatattttatttttaaaaatttgtaaaattgtattttaaataaataaaatatagtttaaatatatttacatccataagaatattatgtttaattggtaataaatttttggtcaaatataaaatatttgatgtcataaattataagctaaataaaaataaaaataatatatcaaactactttataatcataatcaatcatattaaaaaaattatactgaagtaaatatgataaaatcatacatttaatttttgaaattatcacTTCAAACAAATAAGGCAAATATGTTTTACAGATAAAAGAACATGAAATTAAGTTGGTTgataaaaaattacaataaaattcacaaaagtGTACACAGAAAACTTTTTCTAAAACCTTCTGCAAACTGTCATCGCTGCTAAATGGAGAGCGCAAAGGAGAGCTTCTCCGGGTATATGTCCTTGGGCTGTTAGCTTCAGATGGTGTCCCATCACTTCTTGATTCAGTCCTCCTATTTCTTTGATGGTAACGCGAAATCAAGGCTTTAAGACCACTAAACCACACTTCAGCCTCATCTTTATCCTTGCAGATCTACCAAAGAAAATCCTACCACCATATTAATAACCTTAACCTTGTAAACGACAGTGATATTTCGAATGACAGGGTGGTTGTTTTATAGCAGAAGcgaataaaaaaaagtaaatgacTAAATGGTTAAAGAAAATCTCACCACATCCAAAGACCTCTCGCTATATATAAGTGAAAAAGACTGATATTCCTTCTCGGGACGAGGATACCTTTGAAAAATAGGCTACAAAAGAGCCACAAATGCTAGATATCAGAATAATATCACCGTAAGGCACAAATATGCACTCTCCTCAGACTAAGGAAACTGTCACATGAAAAGTTGCATAAAAGAGGGCAAGAAAGAAACACGGCTCTCAGCTTACAGTGCGTTGTCCAGAAATGATCCTAGAAACATGGCTTAGCTTCAGATGTTTCTCCTCCTTACCGGAGAACCATATCAAAACAGTTTCATCCTGAAAGTAACAGGCAACAATCTCTTAAACAATGTAAACTAAGttacgaaagaaaaaaaaaaaaatcaccataGAGCACTCTGCTGGCAATAAGTTTGAAGGAAAATGGAAGCAAAAAAAAGCTTACATTAGAAAGGCGAAAAGGGCAGAACTTAGGCTTCCCTCTTCTTCCATACTTAAGCAAGTAAGCTCCCTTTTCCAGGGCAATGATTGCCTGATTCAACCAAATAACAGAGAATCCATAAGGTGAATCATTTGACATCAGCTCAGCAATAACAGACATAGAAAGAAATAGAGGATACATAATATAAACAAGCAATGCTATCTCCATGATAATTGTATCTAATAAAACTCCAAGCTGATTACTATCCGAGAAATGAAAACTCAGGCTATATCAATCAAAGCTGGTAAATAGTCTACCAGAGAGATTTTAATTTCCACAAAACAATTAGTTTTGGCTTCCACCATACTCACGTTGACCAACCACATCATTATTGGATTGACGTTGATTAGGAACACGAAGCTTGGCTCGAGCGTAAACCTTCTCATAAGGCTTTATTTTTAGTAGCTCCTGAAAATTACCGAAGCAGCGACAAGCAGAGTCCTTGAAGGAGATGCACGAAGCTTGATGGAGAGAGGGTCGAGAGGTGGAGAGCCTGAGACAAAGCAAGTTCGTGAGGCTATAATCTCATTCAAGTTCTGCAACACTGACAAACCCATATACACAGACGCATCAAAAtctcaaacacacacacaacatCTTGCAGAAATGGAAGAGAGTCTCACCTGGGtttgagatcgagagagagagctctgGAGATGGTGTGAGAGACGAGACGAAGCTTGATGGAGAGAGGGTCGAGAAGTGGAGAGCGAGCTTGAGATGCGTTGGAGATGAAGAGCTCGAGCGAGCTTGAGATGCGTTGGAGATGGAGAGCGAGCTTGAGAGAGGTTGGAGATGGAGAGCTCGAGATCGTGCGAGATGGAGAGAGGATCGAGAGtttgagagagatggagagcgaGCTTGAGAGAGGTTGGAGATGGAGAGAGCTCCAGATGCGTCTGTAGAGAAAGCTCAAAGGAGAAGAGAAAGCtcaaaggagaagagaagagagcagcttcgatggagaagaagaagcggcGTCAATAGATTTAGGTGATGGcaaatttttgtaaatattaaattaggTTAGGGGTAAAATTGTAATTGCAGTAATTAGACGCGGATTTACGTCGCGGACGCCGGATTTTATAGCGTCAGACGCAGGCCTGCTGCGTTTGGCCGCAGACGCAGACGCCGATACCCGCGTCAATGAAACGAACAAGCGTCTAAAGAAAATATTGACGCAGCCGCAGCCGCAGGTACGTGCGGCGACCAAACGAACAGCGctatggtctagtcatacctattggtatgcatcattgacctaAAGATGTGGAAGACATTaaccttttgttttgtttggacatatagcgtgtcatccttaaaggggtatcacttgttgtccatacaaaacgaaagtcatgtaatcacatgctttatattttaaggtttcttaaaatcggatttaaactttaaggattagggtttaaaattcaaatctgattttaggattaggttaaacattgaccttaagttttgtttggacatatagcgtgtcatccttaaaggggtatcacttgttgtccatacaaaactaaagtcatgtaaaactattaagggtttagggttttgattttaaaataaaacaagaactaaaatcaaccaaatcaaattgcaaaaccttttaaatcggatttaagatgaagagaagtttgaaatccgaatttcttgaaccacaagtaaagattagggttcttgagatcttaccttaatctttgccgatcttttctccttggttcctcttttagaaacctttaataatcaacaatgaaagtttcaaagttggattagtatgagatctaagaacaatagatatcgaaattaagagagataaggagttggcggctattagggttttggatgatctttgacggcgcggcttgcactgggaggtgacggcgcgtctgAAGTCAGATTGCTGCgtggtctgcggcgctggattcctctcgtcaagagcttcagtttgatatattactcgccgtctggatccttacggttagggagatatggaGGTTTGAAGTTACGgttgaaattagggtttttgtggTCGCCGgattttagctagggtttagagtttcgtgctgataacgtttgggcataaaagcctaggtaaccagtaaggttcaccaacgaatttatacactttatggcatgactggattagccatcctggtccaaacttgattaataaggcacaaagagttatcccataagatctcacgttgtgaaacatgtacacaaggaaactcagtaggcttcattgttccaagcaacacgaaagtataatctgatcttgagggtagtgaggacaaaacccgtgatcatgatcagaccacaaattcgtgtatcatggtctaaaaccatgctggCCATCCAAGCATTACatttaagtgaggacaaacaaacatattttatagcatgttcatgagggggagaataaacactcTGTGTGGTCcttgaccatactataaaacccgaacatgataagcctggccgaaggccataaggcataacctataaggttgagacttcaaaagtctataagcttgggtacaccacaagaatacatgtatgaaagataagatacatcaggccatataaagtgagcatagatattcccgtctaaagatgataaagggtcataatccagatatagaccatcctaagattttatgaataaaccaccacatacctatgtgccatctaggatggaatacctcatctaaggatgagatgaaaatcgggaatatatgttggataagagaacatgatctttctcccacaaattcaatgagaccatgagccaaacaaaggtgatcatattgtggccaaggtacacggattacatacaagatgaatccgactatccaacatcatggagaaagctataagctggtaaatagaaagtgaaagtggaatggttttaaccatccaagtcttggcaaagatcttcggaccagatatatatgtactggacgtccataaacaaagaaagaatgatagccagacagacccgaaagaatgactaagtcaaaccagcttagcaccactatataaatgtcctagtagagacataatca is part of the Raphanus sativus cultivar WK10039 chromosome 5, ASM80110v3, whole genome shotgun sequence genome and harbors:
- the LOC130495058 gene encoding PH, RCC1 and FYVE domains-containing protein 1-like translates to MRRFTLEPSFVFLINVNPIMMWLVNVSMVEAKTNCFVEIKISLAIIALEKGAYLLKYGRRGKPKFCPFRLSNDETVLIWFSGKEEKHLKLSHVSRIISGQRTPIFQRYPRPEKEYQSFSLIYSERSLDVDFLW